In the genome of Gloeotrichia echinulata CP02, one region contains:
- a CDS encoding DUF928 domain-containing protein codes for MKYISQSQQLLLTIALGFGTLLASSTSLHAIPDSLPTTTAILAQPVNFNPPSPPPDPAPGGRVRGGAKRGLCQLITSQLTALAPFTQEKNSVTNVWGLTTVTHPTFWFYLPSVKNATLPAEFVLQDSDSNPIYEQAISLQDRPGVVGVTLPATVPPLALNKRYRWFFSIYCDPEKQSPPIYVEGVIQRVELNPTITQKLQIAQPLQQFVIYAHNGIWYDALTTLAQLRQKNLQDQQLQTKWQNLLSSIRLDDVGKQPILSAKQ; via the coding sequence ATGAAGTATATTTCACAATCGCAACAACTATTGTTAACAATAGCTCTTGGTTTTGGTACTTTACTCGCTAGCTCCACCTCGCTCCACGCAATACCAGACTCATTACCCACGACCACAGCAATTCTAGCCCAACCCGTAAACTTTAATCCTCCCTCACCGCCACCAGATCCCGCTCCTGGAGGTCGCGTCCGTGGTGGAGCCAAACGTGGTTTATGTCAACTCATCACCTCTCAACTCACAGCTTTAGCGCCCTTTACCCAGGAAAAGAACTCGGTGACTAATGTCTGGGGATTGACCACAGTCACACATCCAACTTTTTGGTTTTATCTGCCGTCAGTCAAAAATGCTACTTTGCCAGCTGAATTTGTCCTCCAAGATTCAGACTCAAACCCTATCTACGAGCAAGCTATCAGCCTACAGGATCGGCCGGGAGTTGTTGGCGTTACCCTACCTGCGACTGTTCCCCCATTGGCGCTAAATAAAAGATACCGCTGGTTTTTCAGCATTTACTGCGATCCAGAAAAGCAATCGCCCCCAATTTACGTAGAAGGCGTGATCCAACGAGTGGAGCTAAACCCAACAATCACCCAAAAGCTACAAATAGCACAGCCGCTACAGCAGTTTGTCATCTATGCCCACAACGGCATCTGGTATGATGCACTCACAACACTCGCACAACTGCGTCAAAAAAATCTTCAGGATCAGCAACTTCAGACAAAGTGGCAGAATTTGCTCTCAAGTATTCGCCTTGATGATGTAGGGAAGCAACCGATTCTCTCAGCAAAACAGTAG